The following proteins come from a genomic window of Methanosarcina sp. MTP4:
- a CDS encoding DNA polymerase II large subunit yields MGETIASEEMHEYFNELEARLKEAIELANRARARGGDPKPEVEIPLAKDLADRVENLIGVVGVAAKLRELEEEMSREEVALEIGKQVAEGVVGDFPSKKDAVEAAIRVSMATLTEGVVAAPIEGIDKVELGKNDDGSEYIQIFYSGPIRSAGGTAQALSVLVGDYVRRGIGVDRYKPRPEEVERYVEEILIYKRVASLQYTPSEDEIRMIVQNCPVCIDGDPTEEAEVEGHRNLERIGTNRVRGGMCLVLAEGLALKAPKVKKHVNKLKMDGWDWLDTLIGGAKSGGDDQAEEKPVIKPKDKYIRDLIAGRPVFSHPSRPGGFRLRYGRSRNTSFAAAGINPASMVLLDDFVSNGTQLKVERPGKAAAMSAVDSIEGPTVRLRSGDLIRIDNMEIAYALRPEVEALVDIGEILINYGDFLENNHPLMPSPYVFEWWHYDYEANCPEKIPEDELKNPSVALALRLAEEFKVPLHPKFTYLWHDVSRREFEALRNFVTLKGNYLADEDILKLPLDAAWDEGIKPVLEKLLVLHKVAAGNILIGEALPFIFCLGLDSALNEKASMPDKDDMVEAVNVLSGFKVYPRAPSRIGARMGRPEKSNLRKMSPAAQVLFPLGNTGGTTRNLVAAADYMTSMNGKIGEIEVEMGIRECPACKKETYFWRCECGEYTLPRLLCPRCKIDVRGAETCPKCGRKSSSVANVKLDFRSLYKQAFEKLGEREKLDMIKGVKRLMNGQMTPEPLEKGILRAKHEVFTFKDGTIRYDMSDIPLTHIRADELGITAAKLRELGYREDIYGKPLERNDQVVCLKVQDLVVSYDGAEYLLRIAQYVDELLVKYYNVEPYYNAETIYDLVGALLMGLAPHTSAGVLGRLVGFTKASVGYAHPFFHASKRRNCDGDEDCVMMLMDGILNFSRSYLPEKRGGKMDAPLVLTTRIDPKEVDKEAHNIDVPARYPLEFYRATEEIKNPTELEDLMDLVSGRLGTPEQYEHFMFTHDTTDIAAGPLKSSYKTLGSMIEKMEAQLSLAERIRAVDAPDVAERVLKSHFLPDLIGNLRSFSRQKTRCIKCGEKFRRPPLSGACPKCGGNVILTVHEGSVKKYLEVSKEVAEKYGVSAYTRQRIELLDYDIHSLFENHKIKQMGLSDFMSGPGH; encoded by the coding sequence ATGGGTGAAACAATCGCAAGCGAAGAAATGCATGAGTATTTCAATGAGCTTGAGGCCAGACTCAAAGAGGCTATCGAGCTCGCAAACAGAGCCCGGGCCAGGGGAGGAGACCCGAAACCCGAGGTTGAAATTCCCCTCGCCAAAGACCTGGCTGACAGGGTGGAAAACCTGATAGGGGTAGTCGGGGTTGCGGCAAAGCTAAGAGAGCTTGAAGAAGAGATGTCCAGGGAAGAAGTTGCCCTTGAGATCGGAAAACAGGTTGCTGAAGGGGTTGTAGGGGATTTTCCTAGCAAAAAGGACGCTGTGGAAGCTGCAATCCGGGTTTCGATGGCAACCCTGACCGAAGGGGTGGTTGCAGCCCCTATTGAGGGTATTGATAAGGTAGAGCTCGGGAAAAACGATGATGGTTCCGAGTATATCCAGATCTTTTACTCGGGGCCTATCCGGAGTGCGGGGGGGACAGCCCAGGCCCTTTCGGTGCTTGTGGGGGATTACGTGCGGCGTGGGATAGGGGTTGACAGGTACAAGCCCAGGCCCGAAGAGGTTGAACGCTATGTGGAAGAAATCCTGATCTACAAGCGGGTTGCAAGTCTTCAGTACACTCCGTCGGAAGACGAGATCCGGATGATTGTCCAGAACTGTCCGGTCTGCATTGACGGAGACCCCACCGAAGAGGCTGAGGTAGAAGGGCACAGGAACCTTGAAAGGATCGGGACCAACCGCGTTAGGGGTGGGATGTGCCTGGTGCTGGCCGAAGGGCTTGCCCTGAAAGCCCCGAAGGTCAAGAAGCATGTGAACAAGCTGAAGATGGACGGCTGGGATTGGCTGGACACGCTGATTGGGGGTGCAAAAAGCGGTGGGGATGATCAGGCGGAAGAAAAACCCGTCATCAAACCCAAGGACAAGTATATCCGGGACCTGATCGCAGGCAGGCCGGTCTTTTCCCATCCTTCCCGGCCCGGAGGTTTCAGGCTGCGCTACGGCAGGTCGAGGAACACTTCCTTTGCCGCAGCCGGGATCAACCCTGCTTCCATGGTCCTGCTTGACGACTTTGTCAGCAACGGGACCCAGCTTAAGGTTGAACGCCCCGGGAAAGCCGCAGCAATGTCTGCCGTGGACTCCATTGAAGGCCCAACGGTCCGCCTTCGCTCGGGCGACCTTATCCGTATAGATAATATGGAGATTGCTTATGCCCTGCGCCCTGAGGTCGAGGCGCTTGTGGACATCGGGGAAATCCTGATAAATTATGGGGACTTCCTGGAGAACAACCACCCTCTAATGCCTTCACCTTATGTTTTTGAGTGGTGGCACTACGATTATGAAGCGAACTGCCCTGAAAAAATCCCTGAGGATGAACTGAAAAATCCCTCTGTAGCCCTGGCGCTGCGGCTTGCGGAAGAATTCAAGGTCCCCTTACATCCGAAATTCACCTATCTCTGGCATGACGTTTCACGGCGGGAATTCGAGGCTCTCCGGAACTTTGTGACCCTTAAGGGGAATTATCTGGCTGATGAGGATATATTGAAGCTTCCTCTGGATGCGGCATGGGATGAAGGAATCAAACCCGTGCTTGAAAAACTCCTGGTGCTCCACAAGGTGGCAGCCGGGAATATCCTGATTGGAGAAGCCCTTCCGTTTATTTTCTGCCTGGGGCTTGACTCTGCCCTGAATGAAAAAGCTTCCATGCCCGACAAGGATGATATGGTGGAAGCTGTAAACGTCCTGAGTGGTTTTAAGGTCTATCCCCGGGCTCCTTCAAGGATAGGGGCGCGGATGGGGAGACCCGAAAAATCAAACCTGCGCAAGATGTCCCCGGCAGCTCAGGTCCTCTTCCCGCTGGGCAATACGGGAGGAACTACCCGTAACCTGGTGGCGGCAGCTGATTACATGACTTCAATGAACGGGAAGATCGGAGAAATCGAGGTCGAAATGGGGATTCGGGAATGTCCTGCCTGCAAGAAGGAGACGTATTTCTGGCGCTGTGAATGCGGGGAATACACCCTGCCCAGGCTTCTTTGCCCGCGCTGCAAGATCGATGTGCGGGGTGCGGAGACCTGCCCAAAGTGCGGAAGAAAGTCAAGCTCCGTTGCAAATGTGAAACTGGATTTTCGCAGCCTGTACAAACAGGCTTTTGAGAAGCTCGGGGAACGGGAAAAGCTGGACATGATCAAAGGGGTAAAAAGGCTCATGAACGGGCAGATGACCCCGGAACCCCTGGAAAAAGGAATTTTGAGGGCCAAACATGAGGTTTTTACTTTCAAGGACGGAACCATTCGCTACGATATGTCCGATATCCCCCTGACCCATATCCGGGCCGATGAACTCGGGATTACGGCAGCTAAACTCCGGGAACTCGGGTACAGGGAAGATATTTACGGGAAACCTCTTGAAAGGAATGACCAGGTGGTCTGCCTGAAGGTCCAGGATCTGGTGGTCTCCTATGACGGGGCTGAGTACCTTCTGCGCATAGCTCAGTATGTGGACGAACTACTCGTGAAGTATTATAATGTAGAACCTTACTACAATGCGGAAACTATCTACGACCTTGTAGGGGCCCTTTTGATGGGTCTTGCTCCCCACACCTCGGCAGGGGTTCTTGGAAGGCTGGTCGGGTTTACGAAGGCTTCGGTAGGGTATGCTCATCCGTTTTTCCATGCTTCGAAGCGGCGGAACTGCGACGGGGACGAGGACTGTGTGATGATGCTTATGGACGGGATTCTGAACTTCTCCCGTTCTTATCTTCCTGAAAAGAGGGGAGGGAAAATGGATGCTCCCCTTGTGCTCACCACCCGGATCGACCCCAAAGAAGTGGACAAGGAAGCCCATAACATCGATGTCCCTGCCCGCTATCCCCTGGAGTTTTACAGGGCTACGGAAGAGATCAAAAACCCGACGGAACTCGAAGACCTGATGGACCTGGTAAGCGGGCGGCTGGGGACCCCTGAGCAGTATGAACATTTCATGTTCACCCACGATACCACGGATATTGCTGCAGGGCCCCTTAAATCTTCTTACAAGACCCTTGGCAGCATGATTGAAAAAATGGAAGCTCAGCTCTCTCTTGCCGAGCGTATAAGGGCGGTTGATGCTCCTGATGTGGCTGAAAGGGTGCTGAAGTCCCATTTCCTTCCGGACCTCATCGGGAACCTGCGTTCCTTTTCCCGCCAGAAGACGCGCTGTATCAAATGCGGGGAAAAGTTCCGGAGGCCTCCTCTTTCCGGAGCCTGTCCGAAGTGCGGAGGGAACGTGATCCTGACGGTGCATGAAGGGTCAGTCAAAAAGTACCTGGAAGTCTCGAAGGAAGTGGCGGAAAAGTACGGGGTTTCGGCCTATACCCGGCAGAGGATTGAACTCCTTGACTATGATATACACTCCCTCTTTGAAAACCATAAAATAAAACAGATGGGGCTTTCGGATTTCATGTCCGGGCCCGGACATTAA